A part of Helicobacter fennelliae genomic DNA contains:
- a CDS encoding outer membrane protein transport protein: protein MLCAQSLYANGFKIQEQSLNATALSSAYIAGARGADASYYNPANMGFENDWGENKSEFELATSLINIPGFNFDVATTNQGLYSKTTLQFNKNPVIDLGPLGKMDIEGLIKLGAGIFDSLNDLFKPIILEHSTPDSQIVTGGTGDTALVVPKMFYKSRTMHGITFGGSFVASSGLAMQWAGKGGEFLQDVFIMMVEANPSVSYTINNRLSFGFGYRVMYAMGKFNNVVYVPLDKEGGGISLNQEQIINLAKHPEAVNALIPESIKNQIGPILNKLGTLSSSLIIPGCNTNGVECVNWGVLMGNVDGEKTNLFGTSKVYQKSEGKDLSTGFRLSASLRVFDNGMLSVVYNSPVKFDMAGKVEALTYVGGAMGNVLTTANLNIAVQMPEILALAYAQEVFDKRLRIEGVYERTFWSRGWKFNVTPDFENATYTGLSGLVALKDVFSSETLKQMVGIADFGVVSNMGAGWRDTNTFRLGLTYKSKNMRLMASTAYDAAPSPQDKVGIPDSDGYMVGAGAKFNLRGFDFGLAGSWTFKQSMSSLYHSGGLGGLFIYTASLGYRW from the coding sequence ATGCTTTGCGCGCAGTCTCTTTATGCTAATGGCTTCAAAATCCAAGAGCAAAGCCTCAATGCCACAGCACTAAGCTCTGCGTATATCGCGGGTGCGAGGGGTGCTGATGCGAGTTATTATAATCCCGCAAATATGGGGTTTGAAAATGATTGGGGTGAGAACAAAAGCGAGTTTGAGCTAGCCACAAGCCTTATCAATATCCCCGGCTTTAACTTCGATGTCGCCACGACTAATCAAGGGTTGTATTCGAAGACAACACTGCAATTTAATAAAAACCCAGTTATTGATTTGGGACCTTTGGGCAAAATGGATATAGAAGGTTTAATCAAATTAGGCGCTGGTATTTTTGATTCTTTAAATGATTTGTTTAAACCCATTATCCTAGAGCACTCTACCCCAGACTCTCAAATTGTAACCGGTGGCACCGGTGATACCGCCCTAGTAGTGCCAAAGATGTTTTATAAATCCCGCACGATGCACGGCATCACCTTTGGCGGGAGCTTTGTAGCTAGCTCTGGGCTTGCTATGCAGTGGGCAGGTAAGGGTGGGGAATTTTTACAAGATGTGTTTATCATGATGGTAGAGGCAAACCCTAGTGTCTCCTATACGATTAATAACCGCCTCTCTTTTGGATTTGGCTATCGTGTAATGTATGCGATGGGGAAATTTAATAATGTCGTCTATGTGCCACTTGACAAAGAAGGAGGTGGGATTTCACTTAATCAAGAACAAATTATCAATCTTGCCAAGCACCCCGAAGCTGTAAATGCGCTTATACCAGAATCCATAAAAAATCAAATAGGACCAATTCTTAACAAACTTGGTACATTGAGTTCAAGTCTTATAATCCCTGGTTGCAATACAAATGGCGTGGAGTGCGTAAATTGGGGTGTATTGATGGGCAATGTCGATGGGGAGAAAACAAACCTTTTTGGCACTTCTAAAGTTTATCAAAAATCTGAAGGCAAGGATCTCTCAACCGGATTCCGCCTCTCTGCCTCGCTTAGAGTGTTTGATAATGGTATGCTAAGTGTGGTGTATAACTCGCCTGTGAAGTTTGATATGGCAGGCAAAGTCGAGGCGCTCACTTATGTAGGCGGGGCTATGGGAAATGTGCTTACAACGGCAAATCTCAATATCGCAGTGCAAATGCCAGAGATCCTAGCCCTTGCCTACGCGCAAGAAGTGTTTGACAAAAGGCTGCGGATTGAGGGCGTGTATGAGCGGACATTTTGGAGTCGTGGGTGGAAATTCAATGTTACGCCGGATTTTGAAAACGCCACTTATACGGGCTTAAGTGGGCTTGTCGCACTCAAAGATGTGTTTAGCTCTGAGACATTAAAGCAAATGGTAGGAATCGCAGATTTTGGCGTGGTGAGTAATATGGGTGCGGGCTGGAGGGATACAAATACATTCCGACTCGGGCTCACTTATAAGAGTAAAAATATGCGCCTTATGGCAAGCACAGCCTATGATGCTGCGCCTAGCCCGCAAGATAAAGTCGGGATTCCGGATTCTGATGGGTATATGGTGGGTGCGGGCGCAAAGTTTAATCTCAGGGGGTTTGACTTCGGGCTTGCAGGAAGCTGGACTTTCAAGCAATCGATGAGCTCGCTATATCACTCTGGCGGACTTGGTGGGCTATTTATCTATACTGCTTCGCTTGGCTATCGGTGGTAA
- a CDS encoding TlyA family RNA methyltransferase: MRLDVFLVECGLFDSRQKAKEAIQSRIIELNGTITQKPSFEVSLDSTPQITILEPHYVSRAAYKLKGFFDEIDFKKQHFKAIDVGAARGGFTQILLEYGAREVWSIDVGSNQLHPLLRQNPNVKVYEHCDIRDFAKTHAQINPQMTPKTITQARTHENNSYVQFDLLVCDVSFIEISKIFDALQTLSDEMILLFKPQFEVGKGTKRNKKGVVQDRKLIDDTLATLCKFIQTQGFRILTITPSTLKGKEGNEEFFIHTKKQ, from the coding sequence ATGCGACTTGATGTTTTTTTGGTGGAATGTGGCTTATTTGATAGTCGGCAGAAGGCAAAAGAAGCCATACAATCGCGCATTATAGAGCTAAATGGCACAATAACACAAAAGCCTTCATTTGAAGTCTCGCTAGATTCTACCCCTCAAATCACAATCCTAGAGCCACACTATGTCTCAAGGGCAGCTTACAAACTCAAAGGGTTTTTTGATGAGATTGACTTCAAAAAGCAGCATTTCAAAGCGATAGATGTCGGCGCGGCGCGAGGTGGATTCACACAGATTCTGCTTGAATATGGCGCGCGCGAAGTTTGGAGTATTGATGTAGGAAGTAATCAGCTCCACCCACTTTTAAGGCAGAATCCAAATGTAAAAGTTTATGAACATTGCGATATTAGGGATTTTGCAAAGACGCACGCACAAATAAATCCACAAATGACCCCAAAAACAATCACGCAAGCGCGTACACACGAAAATAATAGTTATGTTCAATTTGACTTGCTTGTGTGTGATGTGAGCTTCATAGAGATAAGCAAAATCTTTGACGCGCTCCAAACCCTAAGCGATGAGATGATCTTGCTTTTTAAGCCTCAATTTGAAGTAGGCAAAGGCACCAAACGAAACAAAAAAGGAGTCGTGCAAGATAGAAAACTCATAGATGACACACTCGCTACATTATGCAAATTTATCCAAACTCAAGGCTTTAGAATCCTTACTATCACACCATCAACCCTGAAAGGAAAAGAAGGCAATGAAGAATTTTTTATCCATACCAAAAAACAATAA
- a CDS encoding ATP phosphoribosyltransferase regulatory subunit, with product MVFEHEIPQGTKLHFGKSARLKRNIENKACEIFYHNGFEEIITPSFSYFEHQQNFSNRHIIRLSSQNNHQISLRYDSTIDTIRIITKRLGRSTNHQKWFYIQPVFSYPTSEIYQIGAECLDMNELSTIINVGLEILSSFILDAYLQISNAKILHLCINEIGLNIESYNALCVQEVEQKALFMKQILEVNDIESLERFLSIAPMFLRFEVERLIESAKMCKHNRIIIAPLAKPVVDYYDDMVFKVFNANHTLMLGGNYNLQGYECCGFGIYTDNVVDLILQES from the coding sequence ATGGTATTTGAACACGAGATTCCGCAAGGCACGAAGCTTCACTTTGGCAAAAGCGCGCGACTAAAGCGCAATATCGAAAATAAAGCGTGCGAGATTTTTTATCACAATGGGTTTGAGGAGATTATCACGCCATCATTTTCGTATTTTGAGCATCAGCAAAATTTTTCAAATCGGCACATTATCCGCCTAAGCAGTCAAAATAATCATCAAATTTCATTGCGCTATGATTCTACGATTGATACGATTCGTATCATTACAAAGCGATTGGGACGAAGCACAAACCATCAAAAATGGTTTTATATCCAGCCGGTTTTTAGCTACCCTACAAGTGAGATTTATCAAATCGGTGCTGAATGCTTGGATATGAATGAATTAAGCACAATCATAAATGTAGGACTTGAGATTCTGTCATCTTTTATTCTTGATGCCTATCTTCAGATTAGCAATGCAAAGATTTTGCATTTGTGTATCAATGAAATCGGGCTCAATATCGAGTCGTATAATGCGTTATGCGTGCAGGAAGTTGAGCAAAAAGCGTTGTTTATGAAGCAGATTCTGGAAGTAAATGATATAGAGAGTTTGGAACGTTTTTTGTCTATTGCACCTATGTTTTTGCGCTTTGAAGTGGAGCGGCTGATTGAGAGTGCAAAAATGTGTAAGCATAATCGCATTATAATCGCCCCGCTTGCAAAGCCTGTGGTGGATTATTATGATGATATGGTGTTTAAGGTTTTTAATGCAAATCACACTTTAATGCTTGGAGGAAATTATAATCTTCAAGGATATGAGTGTTGCGGATTTGGAATCTATACAGACAATGTCGTTGATCTGATATTGCAAGAATCCTAA
- a CDS encoding ribose-phosphate pyrophosphokinase codes for MRGFKIFSGNAHFEFGRELAQRLDVMISQISVNRFSDGEIGVQINESVRGKDVFIVQPTCSPTNDNLMELLVMTDAFKRSSANSITAIIPYFGYARQDRKAAPRVPITAKLVANLIQYAGINRVITMDLHAGQIQGFFDIPVDNLYGSIIFRDYVRSKKFKAPIIASPDIGGVARARYFANQLGLDLVIVDKKRERANESEVMNIIGDVDGKNVILVDDMIDTAGTMCKAAAKLKERGAESVMALGTHAILSGNAIQRIQESVLDEVVVSNSIPLRQKCAKITTLNVVPLFAEVVRRICHNESVNSLFM; via the coding sequence ATGAGGGGATTTAAAATTTTTAGTGGCAACGCTCATTTTGAGTTTGGCAGAGAGCTTGCGCAACGACTTGATGTGATGATTTCTCAAATCTCTGTAAATCGCTTTAGCGATGGAGAAATCGGCGTGCAAATCAATGAATCTGTGCGTGGCAAAGATGTATTTATCGTTCAGCCTACTTGCTCGCCTACAAATGACAATCTTATGGAATTATTAGTGATGACAGACGCATTTAAGCGCAGTTCGGCAAATTCTATCACGGCTATTATTCCGTATTTTGGGTATGCAAGGCAGGATAGAAAAGCAGCCCCTAGAGTGCCAATCACCGCAAAGCTTGTGGCAAATCTTATCCAATACGCCGGAATCAATCGCGTCATCACTATGGATTTACACGCCGGGCAGATTCAGGGCTTTTTTGATATTCCGGTGGATAATTTGTATGGTTCGATTATTTTTAGGGATTATGTGCGATCCAAAAAATTCAAAGCTCCAATCATCGCAAGCCCTGATATAGGGGGCGTTGCGCGTGCGAGGTATTTTGCAAATCAGCTTGGATTAGATCTTGTGATCGTTGATAAAAAGCGCGAGCGGGCAAATGAAAGTGAGGTGATGAATATCATCGGTGATGTTGATGGTAAAAATGTTATTTTGGTTGATGATATGATAGATACCGCGGGGACTATGTGTAAGGCTGCTGCAAAGCTCAAAGAAAGAGGCGCAGAATCTGTAATGGCTTTGGGGACGCATGCGATTTTGAGTGGAAATGCAATACAGAGAATCCAAGAATCTGTGCTTGATGAAGTGGTGGTGAGTAATTCGATTCCTTTGCGCCAAAAATGCGCCAAAATTACGACGCTTAATGTTGTGCCATTGTTTGCTGAAGTTGTACGTCGTATTTGTCATAATGAAAGTGTTAATTCACTTTTTATGTAG
- a CDS encoding homoserine dehydrogenase has product MHKQLKVAIIGVGVVGSSVANILERNKDIITARTGVEIVVKKGVVKDLSKKRNVNIALTDNVDEVLYDNEIDVIVELMGGIDQAYKIAQIALSQSKAFVTANKAMLAYHRYELEQIAKTPIGFEASVCGGIPIIKALKDGLSANHIEAIYGILNGTSNYILSKMTKEGWSFQQSLESAQNLGYAEANPSLDINGKDAAHKLLILASLAYGIDSRPEEILVEGITDIAIEDMEFAKEFGYVIKLLGIAKKINNSIELRIHPTMIAQDRLIAKVDDVMNAISVMGDCVGESVYYGAGAGGDATASSVISDLIEIARGKSSQMLGFKTSQSFGLIPQEQIISRYYIRILADDKPGVLEKIAAILSHNEISISTFLQKPNNQNLNQNPKQNLNNQGGSAKILLATHTTTEYAIQNALKALESLEVVRAKPVIIRIEA; this is encoded by the coding sequence ATGCATAAACAATTAAAAGTAGCAATTATTGGCGTTGGCGTGGTCGGAAGCAGTGTGGCAAATATTTTGGAGCGCAATAAAGACATCATCACCGCGCGCACAGGCGTTGAAATCGTAGTCAAAAAAGGCGTGGTAAAAGATCTAAGCAAAAAGCGCAATGTAAATATCGCTTTGACAGATAATGTCGATGAAGTGCTTTATGATAATGAAATCGATGTGATTGTCGAGCTTATGGGCGGGATAGATCAAGCATACAAAATTGCGCAAATCGCCCTTAGCCAAAGCAAAGCATTTGTAACGGCAAATAAAGCTATGCTTGCATACCATCGCTATGAATTAGAGCAGATTGCCAAAACGCCTATTGGATTTGAAGCGAGCGTTTGCGGTGGGATTCCTATCATTAAGGCACTCAAAGATGGCTTGAGTGCAAATCATATTGAGGCTATTTATGGGATTTTAAATGGCACAAGTAATTATATTTTAAGCAAAATGACAAAAGAGGGCTGGAGCTTTCAGCAAAGCCTAGAATCCGCCCAGAATCTAGGCTACGCAGAGGCAAACCCAAGCTTAGATATTAATGGTAAAGACGCAGCGCACAAATTGCTTATCCTTGCGTCTTTGGCATATGGGATAGATTCTCGTCCTGAAGAGATTTTGGTAGAGGGCATTACAGATATTGCGATTGAGGATATGGAGTTTGCTAAGGAGTTTGGCTATGTAATCAAACTTCTTGGAATCGCCAAAAAAATCAACAACTCCATAGAGCTAAGAATCCACCCTACGATGATCGCGCAAGATCGCTTGATCGCTAAAGTCGATGATGTGATGAATGCTATTAGCGTTATGGGAGATTGTGTGGGTGAGAGTGTGTATTATGGAGCCGGCGCAGGGGGCGATGCGACGGCAAGTTCGGTTATTAGTGATTTGATAGAGATCGCTCGGGGCAAAAGCAGCCAAATGCTAGGATTTAAGACAAGTCAATCATTTGGGCTGATACCACAAGAGCAGATCATCAGTCGGTATTATATCCGCATACTTGCTGATGATAAGCCCGGTGTGCTTGAAAAAATCGCAGCGATTTTGAGTCATAATGAAATCTCAATTAGCACATTTTTGCAAAAGCCAAATAATCAGAATCTAAACCAAAATCCAAAGCAGAATCTAAATAATCAGGGCGGAAGTGCAAAAATCTTGCTTGCTACGCATACCACGACAGAATATGCTATCCAAAACGCACTAAAGGCACTAGAATCTTTAGAAGTCGTGCGCGCAAAGCCTGTAATCATTAGGATCGAGGCGTAA
- a CDS encoding YraN family protein: MPKAQNAKNAQNTLNTLDSANFTNAPSTSNTLSTSKSKNTLNTPKSTNTPNINNPPNAKTTPNTRQKGLRGEKIARSWLISHGFKILECNFFARFGEIDIIAHKDNVLHFIEVKCYQTSNPIYAITPKKLSKIYQSIEVFLSESFACNEWLQGDFNANEEGISYCVDALLIWGDCVQFMQNLSLDSSL, from the coding sequence TTGCCAAAAGCTCAAAATGCTAAAAACGCGCAAAATACGCTAAATACTTTAGATTCTGCGAATTTCACAAATGCGCCAAGCACGTCAAACACATTAAGCACGTCAAAATCTAAAAATACACTAAATACGCCAAAATCCACAAACACGCCAAATATTAACAATCCGCCAAATGCCAAAACTACCCCAAACACGCGCCAAAAAGGCTTGAGGGGCGAAAAGATAGCGCGCTCTTGGCTTATCTCTCATGGATTTAAGATTCTTGAGTGTAATTTTTTTGCGCGCTTTGGTGAGATTGACATTATCGCGCATAAGGATAATGTCTTGCATTTTATCGAGGTGAAATGCTATCAAACATCAAATCCTATCTATGCAATCACACCTAAAAAACTCTCCAAAATCTATCAAAGCATAGAAGTGTTTTTGTCAGAATCTTTTGCCTGCAATGAGTGGCTTCAAGGCGATTTTAACGCCAATGAAGAGGGGATTAGCTATTGTGTTGATGCATTGCTTATTTGGGGAGATTGCGTGCAGTTTATGCAGAATCTAAGTCTAGATTCTAGTCTTTGA
- a CDS encoding aspartate carbamoyltransferase catalytic subunit, whose amino-acid sequence MRHLIQTSDLSKDEVLHILQKATYFLDHQSSSQNLPPNQSLHGKNIITIFFENSTRTLSSFECAIKNLGGSVTRLDVSRSSTQKGETISDTAANLNAMNPEAIIIRHQSSGAPVHLTKSVSCPIINGGDGAHAHPTQALLDLLTLRQCLGEDLSKKRVGIIGDIKSSRVANSNIELLSRFGIHITLIAPPHFLPESTKLPFTHNLSEVIDSLDAIISLRTQTERHSKQNYGSLRDYAHNFCLTKSIIRDRDIVIMHPGPVHHNIDIEDDLLKDPRCKVLQQVRNGVAIRMAVMEYFILELKEGKCINN is encoded by the coding sequence ATGCGACATCTTATACAGACAAGCGATTTGAGTAAAGATGAAGTTTTGCATATTTTGCAAAAAGCGACATATTTTTTGGATCACCAATCTTCAAGCCAAAATCTGCCTCCAAATCAAAGTCTGCATGGTAAAAATATTATTACGATTTTTTTTGAAAACTCCACGCGCACGCTTAGTAGCTTTGAGTGTGCTATCAAAAATCTAGGCGGAAGTGTAACGCGACTTGATGTCAGTCGCTCTTCTACGCAAAAAGGCGAGACGATTTCAGATACTGCGGCAAATCTCAATGCAATGAATCCAGAAGCAATCATCATAAGACATCAAAGTTCAGGCGCGCCCGTGCATTTAACCAAAAGCGTATCTTGTCCTATCATCAATGGCGGTGATGGCGCACACGCTCACCCTACACAAGCATTGCTTGATCTTTTGACACTTCGGCAGTGTTTGGGAGAAGATCTAAGCAAAAAGCGCGTAGGAATCATCGGTGATATAAAATCCTCGCGTGTAGCAAATAGTAATATCGAGCTGCTTAGTCGATTTGGCATACATATCACACTTATCGCGCCTCCGCATTTTTTGCCAGAATCTACCAAACTTCCATTTACGCATAATCTTAGTGAAGTGATAGATTCTCTTGATGCGATTATCTCACTTCGCACGCAGACTGAGCGGCACAGCAAGCAAAATTATGGCTCTTTGCGAGATTACGCGCATAATTTTTGCTTGACAAAGTCTATAATACGCGATCGCGATATTGTGATTATGCACCCAGGACCTGTGCATCATAATATCGATATAGAAGATGATTTACTCAAAGATCCTAGATGTAAGGTTTTACAGCAAGTGAGAAATGGTGTAGCAATCAGAATGGCGGTTATGGAATATTTTATTTTAGAGTTGAAAGAGGGCAAATGCATAAACAATTAA
- a CDS encoding bifunctional riboflavin kinase/FAD synthetase → MKNFLSIPKNNNITNIAIGKFDGIHLGHQQILDSLRENSAIIIIDNHTKDFLTSINDRFLRLKNTYPNLYLLELESIKHLEGSAFIAMLLELLPKLETIVVGYDFRFGHNRGFSGNDIANFFKGRVIIIPQVKYNEIPLHSSTIKDLIRHGDIAISNAMLGWNYTIKGEAIKGQGLASQKLFATLNIQTSGYVLPSSGVYASLTDDEMSVSFIGNRLSTDKQFAIETHIIGKAHIPHKHSIRITFLKKIRDNRHFSDLQTLKAQIRQDIAQAKEILESSFHKS, encoded by the coding sequence ATGAAGAATTTTTTATCCATACCAAAAAACAATAACATCACAAATATCGCGATAGGCAAATTTGATGGAATCCACTTAGGACACCAACAAATCCTTGATTCTCTGCGCGAAAATAGCGCGATAATTATCATTGACAACCACACCAAAGACTTCCTTACTTCAATAAATGATCGCTTTTTGCGCCTCAAAAACACCTACCCCAATCTCTATCTCTTAGAGCTAGAATCTATCAAGCACCTTGAAGGTAGCGCATTTATCGCTATGCTTTTAGAGCTACTTCCAAAGCTAGAAACCATTGTCGTGGGCTATGATTTTCGATTCGGACATAATCGTGGCTTTAGCGGAAATGATATAGCAAATTTTTTCAAAGGCAGAGTTATAATCATTCCACAAGTCAAATACAATGAAATCCCCCTGCACTCAAGCACGATTAAAGATCTAATCCGACATGGCGACATCGCTATAAGCAATGCCATGCTTGGCTGGAACTACACAATCAAAGGCGAAGCCATCAAAGGTCAAGGCTTGGCAAGCCAAAAGCTATTTGCCACACTCAATATCCAAACATCTGGCTATGTCCTACCCTCTAGCGGCGTATATGCAAGCCTCACTGATGATGAGATGAGCGTGAGCTTCATCGGCAATCGCCTAAGCACAGACAAGCAATTTGCAATCGAAACGCACATCATAGGCAAAGCCCACATACCACACAAACATTCCATACGCATTACTTTTCTCAAAAAAATCCGCGACAACCGCCACTTCTCAGATCTCCAAACGCTTAAAGCGCAAATACGACAAGATATAGCGCAAGCAAAAGAGATTCTAGAATCTAGTTTCCATAAGAGCTAA
- a CDS encoding bacteriohemerythrin — protein MRYNNIQKGDQGDCMSLPEWSEEFSIHNEMIDMQHKKLFQIAHKAGLLIYKQVDAGEIRKILAELFDYMKEHFHDEEAYMEQIKYPDIERHKKLHKEIIANMCDLIQNIKYDFKQKLAIITEQWLITHILKEDMRIEQYRAENEQRIQDLLNSQEVVHVYKCKCKDSFNVLNTIHEKIQNGQKFHCKKCGATIEFIGDKAK, from the coding sequence ATGCGATATAATAATATACAAAAAGGCGATCAGGGGGATTGTATGTCATTACCAGAATGGAGTGAGGAATTCAGTATCCACAATGAAATGATTGATATGCAGCATAAAAAGTTATTTCAGATAGCGCATAAGGCTGGATTGCTGATATACAAACAAGTTGATGCTGGCGAGATAAGAAAGATTCTAGCGGAATTGTTTGACTATATGAAAGAGCATTTTCACGACGAAGAAGCGTATATGGAGCAAATCAAATACCCTGACATCGAAAGACATAAAAAACTCCACAAAGAAATCATAGCCAATATGTGCGACCTTATCCAAAACATAAAATATGACTTCAAGCAAAAATTAGCCATCATCACAGAACAATGGCTCATCACACATATCCTCAAAGAAGATATGCGAATCGAACAATACCGCGCAGAAAACGAACAAAGAATCCAAGACTTACTTAACTCGCAAGAAGTCGTGCATGTGTATAAATGCAAATGTAAAGACAGCTTTAATGTCCTTAATACAATCCATGAAAAAATCCAAAATGGGCAGAAATTTCACTGCAAGAAATGCGGAGCTACGATTGAATTTATAGGTGATAAAGCCAAGTAA
- a CDS encoding heavy metal translocating P-type ATPase, translated as MKYYKITNLDCANCANKLEHELQNLQGVKEVRISFATNILQIDCADIQSVKDKIAKLEPKVQIFECQDESNKNNYENMENATNTTPENNSRFWYLNAEFWLLVGLIVVFVLSLCASHYYIPKLPNNTEIWIMICKALWIVIYLIAGREVFKGAYRSFRKKEFFDENLLMLVASIAAFGIDAWEEAVSIMLFFSAGEYLQNLSLNRSKESINALSNFAPPKAHKITESKTATLSDVAPNELQTNDEIIVYAGEMVPTDSVLLDEEASLDCSALNGESLPMQAYQNQEVLAGSIALGKAIKLKVSRPFEKSQIAKITELIQNATTQKSQTENFITTFARYYTPIVLLIAVIIAILPPLALGQDWNTWIYRALVVLMVSCPCALVISVPIGYFGGLAASSKRGVLIKGSNFLEALSQLSLIGFDKTGTLTKGVFKVVEVIPQAPYTNADVLGYALCAQNLSTHPIAQSIKNEYQKLAHSHHISEFEELSGLGVRAVCDNHEILAGNDKILHKFNIAHNTCDVQGSVIHISVDKNYIGYILIADELKDEALEVIDKLKKMHIQPVILSGDGQYPCQVVANKLDCEYYHSLLPQDKAQKFFELKERAGKKVGFVGDGINDAPTLALADVGISMGSGSDISRQNADVIVLNNSLHSLLKSIQIAKKTKIIIYENIIFALGIKGAFIVLGLFGVATIWEAVFGDVGVALLALANAMRTLKVR; from the coding sequence ATGAAATATTACAAAATCACCAATCTTGATTGCGCAAATTGCGCAAATAAACTCGAGCATGAATTGCAGAATCTACAAGGCGTCAAAGAAGTGAGAATCTCGTTTGCGACAAATATTTTGCAGATTGATTGCGCGGATATACAAAGTGTCAAAGACAAAATCGCTAAGCTTGAGCCTAAGGTGCAGATCTTTGAATGTCAAGATGAAAGCAATAAAAATAATTATGAAAATATGGAAAATGCGACAAATACAACCCCAGAAAACAACTCAAGATTCTGGTATCTTAATGCTGAATTTTGGCTACTTGTCGGGCTTATTGTAGTGTTTGTTTTGAGTTTGTGCGCGAGTCATTATTACATTCCAAAGCTACCAAACAACACTGAAATATGGATTATGATATGCAAGGCTCTTTGGATTGTGATTTATCTTATCGCAGGTAGAGAGGTCTTTAAGGGTGCGTATAGGAGCTTTAGGAAAAAAGAATTTTTTGATGAAAATCTCTTAATGCTTGTCGCAAGTATCGCGGCTTTTGGTATCGATGCGTGGGAAGAGGCAGTAAGTATTATGCTTTTTTTCTCTGCTGGCGAATACTTGCAGAATCTAAGCCTCAATCGCTCAAAAGAATCAATCAATGCCCTCTCGAATTTCGCACCGCCAAAAGCGCACAAAATCACAGAATCTAAAACCGCCACACTAAGTGATGTCGCGCCAAATGAGCTTCAAACAAATGATGAGATCATCGTATATGCCGGCGAAATGGTGCCAACAGATAGCGTGCTACTTGATGAGGAGGCAAGCCTTGACTGCTCTGCGCTCAATGGAGAATCTCTACCTATGCAAGCATACCAAAATCAAGAAGTCTTAGCCGGAAGTATCGCTCTAGGCAAAGCGATAAAGCTTAAAGTATCGCGCCCTTTTGAAAAAAGCCAAATCGCCAAAATCACAGAACTTATCCAAAACGCGACCACGCAAAAATCCCAAACTGAAAATTTCATTACGACTTTTGCGCGCTATTATACGCCTATTGTATTGCTTATTGCCGTTATTATCGCGATTTTGCCACCATTGGCACTTGGGCAAGATTGGAATACTTGGATTTATCGCGCGCTTGTTGTGCTTATGGTGAGCTGTCCTTGCGCGCTTGTGATTTCTGTGCCTATCGGGTATTTTGGTGGATTAGCAGCATCAAGCAAACGCGGTGTGCTTATCAAAGGCTCAAATTTCTTAGAAGCATTAAGTCAGCTCTCACTTATAGGATTTGACAAAACAGGCACGCTGACAAAAGGTGTGTTTAAGGTTGTAGAAGTGATCCCTCAAGCCCCATACACAAATGCTGATGTGCTAGGCTACGCACTATGTGCGCAGAATCTATCAACCCACCCTATCGCACAATCTATCAAAAACGAATACCAAAAACTAGCACATTCTCACCATATCAGCGAGTTTGAGGAATTATCCGGGCTTGGCGTGAGGGCGGTTTGTGATAATCATGAGATTCTGGCTGGAAATGATAAGATTTTGCATAAATTTAATATCGCGCATAATACCTGCGATGTGCAAGGTAGCGTTATACATATCAGTGTCGATAAAAACTATATTGGCTACATTCTCATCGCCGATGAGCTCAAAGATGAAGCACTTGAGGTGATCGATAAACTTAAAAAAATGCATATACAGCCTGTGATTTTGAGCGGTGATGGGCAATATCCATGCCAAGTTGTCGCTAACAAGCTTGATTGTGAATATTATCATTCTTTGCTTCCGCAAGACAAAGCTCAAAAATTTTTCGAACTCAAAGAAAGGGCAGGCAAAAAGGTAGGATTTGTCGGTGATGGCATAAATGACGCACCAACGCTTGCATTAGCAGATGTCGGGATCTCTATGGGAAGCGGAAGTGATATAAGTCGTCAAAATGCCGATGTGATCGTGCTTAATAATTCTTTGCACTCGCTTCTTAAAAGTATCCAAATCGCTAAAAAAACCAAAATTATTATTTATGAAAATATTATTTTTGCACTTGGTATAAAAGGTGCTTTTATTGTGCTAGGGCTTTTTGGTGTGGCGACAATCTGGGAAGCGGTATTTGGAGATGTGGGCGTGGCTCTTTTGGCTCTTGCAAATGCGATGAGGACGCTAAAAGTGAGGTGA